The genomic segment CCACCGTGCCCGAAATATAGACGTCGGCCCCGAGGTTCGCTCCCCGGTTCACCCCGGCCAGCACCCAGGACGCATCCGGAACGATCTCCGTGAGCCCGATACGGACGCAATCCGCGGGCATCCCCTCCACGCTGTAATGGCACGCGTCGCGCTGCTCCACCGGAATGGGCCGGTCCGTGGTCACCTGGTGGCCGACACCGGACTTCCCCACGGCCGGCGCCACCACCACCGGCTCGCCCCACTCGCGCACCGCCCGCTCCAGCACGTCGAGGCCGGGCGCGTCGATGCCATCATCGTTGGTCAACAGGAACTTCACCGCTACATCCGCTCCAGCGGCCGGATGCCGAGGATCGTGAGGCCGCTGCGGAGCACCTGCTTCACCGCGGTGAAGAGCAGCAGACGGGCCTGGGCCTTGCCCGCTTCCTCGCCCTTGACGCGCAGCACCGCGTAGCTGGCGTGCAGGCCGCGCGCCAGCTCCAGCAGGTAGTTGCACAGGACCGAGGGTTCGTAGAGGCGTCCCGCCTCCCTCAAGACGTCGGGGTAACGCGCCACCAAGCCCACCAGCCGGTGCGCCTCGGGCTCCACCAGCGGGCTCACGTCCGCCTCCGGGTCGGGCTCGATGCCGCAGTTGCGCAGGATGCCGGCGATGCGCGCATGGGCGCTCATGAGGTACGGGCCGGTGTCGCCGTCGAAGGAGATGGCCAGGTCCCAGTCGAAGCGGTAGTCCTTGATGCGCTGCTTGGACAGGTCCGCAAAGAAGATGGCGGCGATGCCGACGGCCTCGGCCACGGTCTCCTCGTCCTCCAGGTCGAGCCGTTTCTCGATCTGGCCGCGCATGTACGCCAGCGCCCGGTCCCGCGCCTCGTCCAGCAGCTCCTCCAGGTATATGACGTTGCCCTTGCGGGTGGACATGCCCTGGACCAGCCCGAAGTTCACGTGCACGCAGTCCTTGGCCCAGGGGTGACCGAGCAGCTTCAACACGGTGAACAGCTGCCGGAAGTGCAGCGACTGGCCGCTCGCCACCACGTACACGATGCGGTCGCAGCCGTAGGTGTCGTGCCGGTACCTGGCGGCGGCCACGTCCCGGGTGAGGTAGAGGGTGGTGCCGTCGGCCTTCTCCAGCAGGGCCGGCGTGTCGATGCCCTCCGCCGAGAGGTCGATGATGAGCGCCCCTTCCGACACCGTGGCCAGGCCCTTGGCGTGGGCTTCCTCGATGACCGCGTCCATCTTGTCGTTGAAGAACGACTCGCCGGTGTAGGAATCGAAACGCACGCCGAGCCGCTCGTAGATCCGCTTGAAGTAGTCGAGGCTGGTGTCGCGGATTCTGCGCCACAGCGCCAGCGCCACCTCGTCCCCGGCCTCCTGGCGGCGGAACCAT from the Deltaproteobacteria bacterium genome contains:
- the argS gene encoding arginine--tRNA ligase, translated to MRVEDFRGEAARVIARHAELESDAVERMLTVPPKPDMGDFAFPCFTLAKKLHKAPPAIAKEIAEKAAGDLELLHGAQALGGYVNLSVDRTRYADAVLREAVTAGEAYGCSRDGAGHTIAIDYSSPNIAKPFHVGHLRSTIIGGALVRIFEALGFKVVGINHVGDWGTQFGRQIVGLKRFGRPEDADDLMSLNRLYVKFHEEADGAPELVEEAREWFRRQEAGDEVALALWRRIRDTSLDYFKRIYERLGVRFDSYTGESFFNDKMDAVIEEAHAKGLATVSEGALIIDLSAEGIDTPALLEKADGTTLYLTRDVAAARYRHDTYGCDRIVYVVASGQSLHFRQLFTVLKLLGHPWAKDCVHVNFGLVQGMSTRKGNVIYLEELLDEARDRALAYMRGQIEKRLDLEDEETVAEAVGIAAIFFADLSKQRIKDYRFDWDLAISFDGDTGPYLMSAHARIAGILRNCGIEPDPEADVSPLVEPEAHRLVGLVARYPDVLREAGRLYEPSVLCNYLLELARGLHASYAVLRVKGEEAGKAQARLLLFTAVKQVLRSGLTILGIRPLERM